A window of the Isosphaera pallida ATCC 43644 genome harbors these coding sequences:
- a CDS encoding bifunctional YncE family protein/alkaline phosphatase family protein: MVSVVTVGVGWGSQPPSDPPGQPALQSEPNRSAGPVEGGYLLPNGWTITPAGRQVTIGDLPLNILPLADGRYALAGTCGFNTHELNVIDLEKGQVVERARVRQSWFGLAYRPADRVVWWAGGGSGLIHSYRFDPETAKLERINDPEPILNDLTRAAAPKLAAPADPNAARFRTGLVLSRDGRTLYALDINEGRLDALDADSGKLLRRAKVGVRPYDVVFSPNGAVLYVSDWSQRQVLVVDPADLRVIATIGVGEHPNQIVVDPKQERLFVANASSNTVSVIDARAGVVVETIVTSLFPNAPEGSTPDALAITPDGSTLFVANADNNCVAVVDVATPRRSAIKGFIPTGWYPTALAVTPDGGTLLVGVGKGNQSRANPPSEEYRKQVDEILKRETITDLPKETLAELKRFPYIGTLLSGAVSIVPIPDDAQLATYTEQVYKNCPYTDRMLDTADAPTHPTAIPVKVGDPSPIEHVIYIIKENRTYDQVFGDLPQGNGDPTLTLFGREVTPNHHKLAEEFVLLDNLYCNGQVSADGHPWSTMAYNTDYLARNWMLTYSRRTGVDLDDEAMLAKAPSGFLWDACARAGLSYRSYGEYGNRVSQPDGTVKMEARVPGLVGHICPDYGIPKVPGRRPRDTDNAEVFLAEFREFETNGNLPRLIIMSLGEDHTDGTRPGAFTPQACVASNDLALGRIVEAVSKSRYWPKTAIFVIEDDAQNGPDHVDAHRTVGLVVSPYAKRKVVDSTMYQTVSMIRTIGLILGLPPLSQYDAGATPMFKSFTNVPDLTPYDHEPARIDLNAVNTELAYGAKRSMELDFSDYDKIDDFELNEILWRAIKGADAPMPPAVRRALAFRPRLIEGETGINPTSSNPTP, from the coding sequence GTGGTTTCGGTGGTGACCGTTGGAGTGGGGTGGGGTTCGCAACCGCCCAGCGACCCGCCGGGCCAGCCCGCGCTCCAATCTGAACCAAATCGCTCGGCCGGGCCGGTCGAGGGTGGCTACCTGCTGCCCAATGGTTGGACGATCACGCCGGCGGGCCGTCAGGTGACCATCGGCGACCTGCCGCTCAACATCCTGCCGTTGGCCGACGGCCGTTACGCTTTGGCGGGCACCTGCGGGTTCAACACCCATGAATTGAATGTCATCGACCTGGAGAAAGGCCAGGTGGTTGAACGGGCGCGGGTACGACAAAGCTGGTTCGGCCTGGCTTATCGTCCAGCCGACCGCGTGGTTTGGTGGGCCGGCGGCGGGTCGGGGTTGATCCATTCCTATCGGTTCGATCCTGAAACCGCCAAGCTCGAACGGATCAACGATCCCGAACCCATCCTCAACGACCTGACCCGCGCTGCAGCCCCCAAGCTGGCCGCACCCGCCGATCCCAACGCGGCCCGCTTCCGCACTGGGTTGGTCCTCAGCCGTGATGGTCGCACGCTCTACGCGCTAGATATCAATGAAGGACGCCTCGACGCCCTCGACGCCGACTCCGGCAAGCTGCTACGTCGTGCCAAGGTCGGCGTGCGGCCTTACGACGTGGTCTTCTCGCCCAACGGTGCCGTGCTTTACGTCTCGGATTGGTCGCAACGCCAGGTGCTGGTGGTCGATCCGGCCGACCTCCGGGTAATCGCCACCATCGGGGTTGGCGAGCATCCCAATCAAATCGTGGTCGATCCCAAGCAGGAACGGTTGTTCGTGGCCAACGCGTCGAGCAACACCGTCAGCGTCATCGACGCGCGGGCCGGCGTGGTGGTCGAAACCATCGTCACCTCGCTGTTCCCCAACGCCCCCGAAGGCAGCACCCCCGACGCTCTGGCGATCACCCCAGACGGCTCGACCCTCTTCGTCGCCAACGCCGACAATAATTGCGTGGCCGTGGTCGATGTTGCCACCCCCCGACGCTCGGCCATCAAGGGATTCATCCCCACCGGCTGGTACCCGACCGCCTTGGCCGTCACTCCCGACGGCGGCACCCTGCTGGTCGGCGTGGGCAAAGGGAACCAATCCCGCGCCAACCCGCCCAGCGAGGAATACCGCAAACAGGTCGATGAGATCCTCAAGCGCGAAACGATCACCGATCTTCCCAAGGAAACCCTCGCCGAACTCAAACGGTTCCCCTACATCGGCACCCTGCTCTCCGGCGCAGTCTCGATCGTGCCAATCCCCGACGACGCCCAACTGGCCACCTATACGGAACAGGTTTACAAAAACTGTCCGTATACCGATCGGATGCTCGACACGGCCGATGCCCCGACGCACCCCACCGCGATCCCGGTCAAGGTGGGCGACCCCTCGCCGATCGAACATGTGATCTACATTATTAAAGAAAATCGCACCTATGATCAGGTGTTTGGAGATCTGCCCCAAGGCAATGGCGACCCCACCTTGACCCTCTTCGGCCGCGAGGTGACACCCAATCATCACAAACTCGCCGAGGAGTTTGTCCTTTTGGACAACCTCTATTGCAACGGTCAGGTTTCGGCGGACGGCCACCCGTGGTCAACGATGGCCTACAACACCGACTACCTTGCGCGCAATTGGATGTTAACCTATTCGCGGCGAACCGGCGTCGATTTGGACGACGAGGCGATGCTTGCCAAAGCTCCCTCGGGCTTCCTCTGGGACGCCTGCGCCCGCGCTGGTCTGAGCTACCGCAGCTACGGCGAGTATGGCAACCGGGTCTCGCAACCCGACGGCACGGTCAAAATGGAAGCGCGGGTGCCCGGTTTGGTGGGCCACATCTGCCCCGACTACGGCATTCCCAAAGTCCCCGGACGACGCCCTCGTGACACCGACAACGCCGAGGTCTTCCTCGCCGAGTTCCGCGAGTTCGAGACGAACGGCAACCTGCCCCGTTTGATCATCATGAGTTTGGGGGAAGATCACACCGACGGCACCCGCCCCGGCGCATTCACCCCCCAAGCCTGCGTGGCCAGCAATGACCTGGCGCTGGGCCGAATCGTCGAAGCGGTCAGCAAGAGCCGTTACTGGCCCAAGACCGCGATCTTCGTCATCGAGGACGATGCCCAGAATGGTCCCGACCATGTGGACGCCCACCGCACCGTCGGCCTTGTCGTCAGCCCTTATGCCAAGCGCAAGGTGGTTGATTCAACGATGTATCAGACCGTCTCGATGATCCGCACGATCGGCTTGATCCTTGGCCTGCCCCCGCTTAGCCAGTACGACGCCGGGGCGACGCCGATGTTCAAAAGCTTCACCAACGTCCCCGACTTGACACCCTACGACCACGAACCGGCCCGCATTGACCTCAACGCGGTCAACACCGAGTTGGCCTACGGCGCGAAGCGGTCAATGGAGTTGGATTTCAGCGATTACGACAAGATCGACGACTTCGAGCTCAATGAAATTCTCTGGCGGGCGATCAAAGGAGCCGACGCACCAATGCCTCCGGCGGTTCGTCGCGCTTTGGCGTTCCGCCCCCGTCTCATCGAAGGTGAAACCGGCATCAACCCGACGTCCTCGAACCCGACACCCTGA
- the rfaD gene encoding ADP-glyceromanno-heptose 6-epimerase: MSVVAITGAAGFIGSNLAHRMARELPDATLLLIDHPLDNRKIAHWQGLPSRYVYISRDVLRDSLIHDRDFWPQPLDVVFHLGACSSTTERNWSYLADNNLGDTQRLWTYCARRGIPFYYASSAATYGDGSQGFSDRTHPRDLKPLNLYGKSKNDFDLWALDQIDRGAAHPPAWAGLKFFNVFGPREGHKGPMMSMVWKARRQIEETGIVRLFRSNTPSQPDGGQTRDFVYVEDCLDHLLWLWRHPEVHGLFNSGTGQPRTFLDLVHGVFSALERPPRIEFIPMPSELVGQYQNFTQADMSKLIAAGYPLNPTPLEVGIQRAFETETAGVSSDPAMPSTLVVTPQPVHGQPTLSQ; the protein is encoded by the coding sequence ATGAGCGTCGTGGCGATTACCGGCGCGGCCGGGTTCATCGGCTCTAACCTGGCACATCGCATGGCGCGAGAGTTGCCCGACGCGACCTTGCTCCTGATCGATCACCCCCTAGACAATCGGAAAATTGCTCACTGGCAGGGGTTGCCCAGTCGTTATGTGTACATCAGCCGCGACGTGTTGCGTGACTCCCTGATTCACGACCGTGACTTTTGGCCCCAGCCCCTGGATGTGGTGTTTCATCTTGGTGCGTGCAGCAGCACCACGGAACGCAACTGGTCCTACCTGGCCGACAATAATCTGGGTGACACCCAACGGCTTTGGACTTATTGCGCCCGACGCGGCATCCCTTTTTACTATGCCTCCAGCGCCGCAACTTACGGCGACGGTTCCCAAGGCTTTTCCGACCGTACCCATCCGCGTGACCTCAAACCCCTTAACCTTTACGGCAAGAGCAAAAACGATTTCGACCTCTGGGCGCTCGACCAAATCGACCGCGGCGCGGCCCATCCACCCGCTTGGGCCGGTCTCAAGTTCTTCAACGTGTTCGGCCCGCGCGAGGGTCACAAAGGACCGATGATGTCGATGGTTTGGAAAGCGCGCCGCCAGATCGAGGAAACCGGGATTGTCCGTCTATTCCGGTCCAACACCCCCTCCCAGCCCGATGGTGGTCAGACCCGTGACTTTGTGTACGTCGAGGATTGTTTGGATCATCTGCTCTGGCTCTGGCGTCACCCTGAGGTCCACGGCCTCTTTAACAGTGGAACCGGCCAACCGCGAACCTTCCTCGACTTAGTCCACGGCGTCTTCTCCGCGTTGGAACGTCCGCCGCGGATCGAGTTCATTCCAATGCCTTCCGAACTTGTAGGCCAGTATCAGAACTTCACCCAGGCCGACATGAGCAAGCTGATCGCAGCCGGGTATCCACTCAACCCCACCCCGTTGGAAGTCGGCATTCAACGCGCCTTTGAAACCGAAACCGCTGGCGTCTCCTCGGACCCGGCCATGCCCTCTACGCTCGTCGTCACCCCGCAACCTGTCCACGGCCAGCCCACCCTCAGCCAATGA
- a CDS encoding holo-ACP synthase, producing MEIIGIGTSIVEVVRVAKHLADHGDVFLRRVYTEREIQRGISRKRPAEWFAGRWAAKEAMLQALGTTWKKGGVAATDVEIAERSHGVLEVRVRGRAKLLVLARRTCDVKIAVATNRYFATATVLVLAKAKRSSSRSRSGSSGSRPSIPPPPPFPPTLKGDENLSAQDDGVPPGDLTS from the coding sequence ATGGAGATCATCGGAATAGGAACATCGATTGTCGAGGTGGTTCGAGTCGCCAAGCATTTGGCCGACCATGGCGATGTCTTTTTGCGCCGGGTTTACACGGAACGCGAGATCCAGCGGGGAATTTCCCGTAAGCGACCGGCCGAATGGTTTGCGGGGCGATGGGCCGCCAAGGAAGCCATGCTGCAGGCGCTGGGGACCACCTGGAAGAAGGGAGGAGTGGCGGCCACTGATGTCGAGATTGCTGAACGTTCACATGGGGTTTTGGAGGTGAGGGTCCGCGGGCGGGCCAAATTGCTGGTTCTGGCCCGTCGCACTTGCGACGTAAAAATCGCGGTGGCGACCAATCGTTACTTCGCCACCGCGACGGTTCTTGTCCTGGCCAAAGCGAAGCGTTCCAGTTCCCGAAGCCGCAGTGGTTCTTCGGGGAGCCGCCCATCAATCCCTCCACCGCCCCCGTTTCCCCCAACCCTCAAAGGGGATGAGAATCTTTCCGCCCAGGATGATGGAGTTCCTCCCGGCGACTTGACTTCCTAG
- a CDS encoding CAAX prenyl protease-related protein, whose product MSSPELPPPRQPHAAAPPNPPSVPAPNQDLLTWFAYAAPMLVFLVLTQLESWFVTPEGQPDPDRYPWLYTGKLLAVGITLFLCRSTWRDYRPLPSLGALAAAIAVGLTVATLWVGLDGLYPIPSWMGTRSSFDPEVLDPTSMVAFITVRLIGLALIVPFFEELFWRSLVVRFVIDPDDFTRVPVGRMSLNAALVSTALFAAAHPEWLPALITGLLWAGLLDRTGSLSACLVSHVVANLALGCYVVATGSWHFW is encoded by the coding sequence ATGAGTTCACCCGAATTGCCACCGCCTCGCCAACCCCACGCCGCAGCCCCCCCCAACCCTCCCTCCGTTCCGGCACCCAATCAGGATCTCCTAACCTGGTTTGCTTACGCCGCGCCCATGTTGGTTTTTCTGGTTCTAACCCAACTGGAAAGCTGGTTTGTCACCCCCGAAGGCCAACCCGACCCTGATCGTTATCCCTGGCTTTACACAGGCAAACTGCTGGCGGTTGGAATCACCCTGTTTCTTTGTCGTTCCACCTGGCGCGATTACCGCCCGTTGCCTAGCCTGGGCGCGCTGGCGGCCGCCATCGCGGTCGGCCTGACGGTGGCCACGCTCTGGGTCGGGCTGGATGGTCTCTATCCCATTCCCTCCTGGATGGGCACCCGCTCCTCGTTCGACCCGGAGGTGCTGGATCCAACCAGCATGGTCGCGTTCATCACCGTTCGTCTGATCGGTCTGGCACTGATCGTACCGTTCTTCGAGGAACTCTTTTGGCGCTCGCTGGTCGTGCGGTTCGTAATCGACCCCGACGATTTTACCCGCGTCCCGGTGGGCCGGATGTCGCTCAACGCCGCCCTCGTCTCGACAGCGCTGTTCGCCGCCGCTCATCCCGAGTGGCTGCCCGCCTTGATCACCGGGTTGCTCTGGGCTGGACTCCTCGACCGCACCGGCTCCCTATCGGCCTGCCTTGTCAGCCACGTTGTCGCTAACCTCGCGCTGGGATGCTACGTCGTCGCCACCGGCTCCTGGCACTTTTGGTGA
- the topA gene encoding type I DNA topoisomerase — protein MTKKPKAGLSSTATKRTSRKATSAKRSTDNGEPVEGTAGVGSRSGKRQALVIVESPKKAIAIGKFLGSGYVVKASKGHVRDLPKNVLGIDVDHEYRPTYEIIPKKEDTISELKRDANRADVVYLATDPDREGEAIAWHLKEALELPDEKVRRVRFHEITEKAVREAFQHAGPIDHHKVDAQQARRLMDRLMGYPLSQLLWKKVARHLNLSAGRVQSVAVRLIVEREKEIRAFVPEEYWEITATLSAQGKTDELDRFTAKLAEWKGSKFKVDHETQARAIRDALTAAEFVVRSVEDVEKKDPPAPPFKTSTLQQQASIRFRFSSDRTMSIAQQLYQGIDLGDGNTVGLITYMRTDSLRVSDEAIKGVREVIASRYGDAYLPVKPNQYEAGKLAQEAHEAIRPTDLSLTPESIQNRLTHDQFKLYQLIYRRFVASQMTPAIFAVTNVTIEAGEGVFKTQGKMLKFDGYRKVLPPAGKQEDALLPPLVPHQILDLHALEPSQHFTQPPPRYNEASLIKALEKENIGRPSTYATIIQKIQERNYVEQKDRRFYATNLGMVVTDLLVEHFPKMLDLKYTSHIEDELDRIMSAEARMVQVLDEFYHPFQDALKVAETRMPKVQIPSDKVCPTCGAPMVEKYNKAGKFLGCSRYPDCTTIMSADGTLKKAAVETEYQCLKCGKPLVMREGKRGEFLSCSGYPECKETYQLDEDGRLIPTREETDYICSKCGKPMLKRQGPRGPFLGCSGYPKCKNTIQLDDQGQPVKTIEIDVKCPKCGGPMAIKQSWRGPFLGCLNYPKCRGTAPIPPELKESHPELFVNTRAEDPIKAALKSLTIDEPCSKCGKPMVARQGKKGFFLGCTGYPKCREVREPDEATLERIQQAVAAAEGLTAGSPAAT, from the coding sequence GTGACCAAAAAACCCAAGGCCGGTTTGAGTTCCACCGCGACTAAGCGGACCTCGCGCAAAGCCACCTCCGCCAAGCGCAGCACGGACAATGGTGAACCCGTGGAGGGAACTGCGGGCGTCGGGTCCCGTTCAGGCAAACGCCAGGCGTTGGTGATTGTGGAAAGTCCCAAAAAGGCGATCGCCATCGGCAAGTTTTTGGGGAGTGGTTACGTCGTCAAGGCCAGCAAGGGTCACGTCCGCGACCTGCCCAAGAACGTCTTGGGGATTGACGTCGACCATGAATACCGTCCCACCTACGAAATCATCCCCAAGAAAGAGGACACGATTTCCGAATTGAAACGCGACGCCAACCGCGCGGACGTGGTCTACCTGGCCACCGACCCCGACCGCGAAGGCGAAGCGATTGCCTGGCACCTCAAGGAAGCACTCGAACTTCCCGACGAGAAGGTGCGGCGGGTGCGGTTCCACGAAATCACCGAGAAGGCAGTACGCGAGGCGTTCCAGCACGCCGGACCCATCGACCACCACAAGGTGGACGCCCAACAGGCCCGTCGGCTGATGGACCGGCTCATGGGCTACCCCCTCAGTCAGCTGCTGTGGAAGAAGGTGGCACGCCACCTCAACCTGTCGGCCGGGCGGGTTCAGTCGGTCGCGGTGCGGCTCATCGTCGAACGCGAGAAAGAGATCCGCGCCTTCGTGCCCGAGGAATACTGGGAGATCACCGCGACCCTCTCGGCTCAGGGCAAGACCGACGAGCTGGACCGCTTCACCGCCAAGCTCGCCGAGTGGAAGGGTTCCAAGTTCAAGGTGGATCATGAGACCCAGGCCCGTGCCATCCGCGATGCGCTGACCGCCGCCGAGTTCGTGGTGCGTTCGGTGGAGGATGTCGAGAAAAAGGATCCCCCCGCTCCCCCCTTCAAGACCTCGACCCTCCAGCAACAAGCCTCGATCCGATTCCGGTTTTCGTCCGACCGCACTATGTCGATTGCCCAACAGCTTTATCAAGGCATCGACCTAGGCGACGGCAATACCGTGGGACTGATTACCTACATGCGGACCGACTCGCTGCGTGTCAGCGACGAGGCGATCAAAGGGGTGCGTGAAGTCATTGCCTCACGTTACGGCGACGCCTACCTGCCCGTCAAACCCAACCAGTACGAAGCAGGCAAACTCGCCCAAGAGGCCCACGAGGCGATTCGACCCACCGACCTGAGCCTCACCCCCGAGTCGATCCAGAACCGGCTGACCCATGATCAGTTCAAACTCTATCAACTGATTTACCGCCGCTTCGTGGCCAGCCAGATGACCCCGGCAATCTTCGCGGTCACCAATGTGACGATCGAGGCGGGCGAGGGCGTCTTCAAGACTCAGGGCAAGATGCTCAAGTTCGACGGCTACCGCAAAGTCCTTCCGCCTGCCGGTAAGCAGGAGGACGCTTTGCTGCCCCCCTTGGTTCCCCACCAGATCCTCGATCTGCATGCGTTGGAACCATCCCAACACTTCACACAGCCCCCCCCCCGTTACAACGAGGCCAGCCTCATCAAGGCGCTGGAGAAGGAAAACATCGGCCGCCCCTCCACTTACGCCACGATTATCCAGAAGATCCAGGAGCGCAACTACGTCGAGCAAAAGGATCGCCGCTTTTATGCCACCAACCTTGGCATGGTCGTCACCGATTTGTTGGTCGAGCATTTTCCCAAGATGCTCGACCTCAAATACACCTCGCACATCGAAGACGAACTCGACCGGATTATGAGTGCGGAAGCGCGAATGGTGCAGGTGCTGGACGAGTTTTATCACCCGTTTCAGGACGCCTTGAAAGTCGCTGAGACGCGGATGCCCAAGGTCCAGATTCCCTCGGACAAGGTATGTCCGACCTGTGGCGCTCCCATGGTCGAAAAGTACAACAAGGCGGGTAAATTTTTGGGTTGCTCGCGTTATCCTGACTGCACCACCATAATGTCGGCCGACGGCACCCTCAAAAAAGCGGCGGTCGAGACGGAATACCAATGCCTCAAATGCGGCAAACCGCTGGTGATGCGCGAGGGTAAGCGAGGCGAATTCCTGTCCTGCTCGGGGTATCCCGAATGCAAGGAAACCTATCAACTTGACGAAGACGGCCGCCTGATTCCCACTCGCGAGGAGACCGACTACATTTGCTCCAAGTGCGGTAAACCGATGCTCAAGCGTCAGGGGCCGCGCGGACCGTTCCTAGGTTGTTCAGGCTACCCCAAGTGCAAGAACACGATTCAACTCGACGATCAAGGCCAGCCGGTCAAGACCATCGAGATCGACGTGAAATGTCCCAAGTGTGGCGGACCCATGGCGATCAAGCAAAGCTGGCGCGGGCCATTTTTAGGGTGCCTGAATTATCCTAAGTGCCGCGGCACCGCGCCGATTCCGCCGGAACTCAAAGAGAGTCATCCCGAGCTGTTTGTCAACACCCGCGCCGAAGACCCCATCAAGGCCGCGTTGAAGTCGTTGACCATTGACGAACCATGCAGCAAATGCGGCAAACCGATGGTGGCACGTCAGGGGAAAAAAGGCTTTTTCCTGGGTTGTACCGGCTATCCCAAATGCCGTGAGGTGAGAGAGCCGGACGAAGCCACCCTGGAACGCATCCAGCAAGCGGTCGCCGCCGCCGAAGGGCTGACAGCTGGCTCTCCCGCAGCCACTTGA
- a CDS encoding 1,9-bis(guanidino)-5-aza-nonane synthase: protein MASTSDPLVKSDLLSQTVEHIDITRYNVVPIVEAMGRMAFSARDLARASEIYDRMLHDKDCAVILCLAGSLISAGLKHIFAEMVRSRMVDAIVSTGANIVDQDFFEALGFRHYVAQEKYRSGMFDDQLRQLQIDRIYDTFIDEEELRVCDETIQKLADAAEPRPYSSREFIKLMGRHLETVGCNSELSIVYEAYKADVPIFCPAFSDCSAGFGLVAHQHARGDGPKVSIDSAKDFYELTQLKIRNPVTGLVMIGGGVPKNFAQDIVVAAEILGEDAPMHKYAIQITVADVRDGALSSSTLKEASSWGKVDTVFEQMVYSEATLALPLIAGYAYHKGAWRDREAKRLARLLEPTAVS, encoded by the coding sequence ATGGCCTCGACTTCCGATCCCCTGGTCAAATCCGATCTTCTCAGTCAGACGGTCGAGCATATCGACATCACTCGTTATAACGTGGTTCCGATCGTGGAGGCGATGGGGAGGATGGCCTTCTCGGCGCGTGATTTGGCGCGTGCCTCGGAGATTTACGACCGGATGCTCCACGACAAGGATTGCGCGGTGATCCTCTGTCTGGCTGGGTCGCTGATCTCGGCGGGGCTCAAGCATATTTTCGCCGAGATGGTCCGCTCGCGGATGGTGGACGCCATTGTTTCCACTGGGGCCAATATCGTCGATCAAGACTTCTTCGAGGCGTTGGGCTTCCGCCACTACGTCGCCCAAGAGAAGTACCGCTCAGGGATGTTCGACGACCAACTGCGGCAACTTCAAATCGACCGGATTTATGACACCTTCATCGACGAGGAGGAACTGCGGGTCTGCGACGAGACGATCCAGAAGCTGGCCGACGCCGCCGAACCGCGTCCCTACTCCTCGCGTGAGTTCATCAAGCTGATGGGTCGGCATTTGGAGACGGTCGGTTGCAACAGTGAATTGTCGATCGTCTATGAGGCCTACAAGGCCGACGTGCCGATCTTCTGTCCAGCCTTCTCCGACTGCTCGGCGGGCTTTGGTCTGGTCGCTCACCAACATGCGCGAGGCGACGGTCCCAAGGTGTCGATCGACTCGGCCAAGGACTTTTACGAACTGACGCAACTCAAGATCCGCAACCCAGTCACTGGCCTCGTTATGATTGGCGGCGGCGTGCCCAAAAACTTCGCGCAGGATATCGTCGTGGCCGCCGAAATCCTCGGCGAAGACGCGCCGATGCACAAATACGCCATCCAGATCACGGTGGCCGACGTACGCGACGGTGCGCTCTCCTCCAGCACCTTGAAGGAAGCCTCCTCTTGGGGCAAAGTGGACACCGTCTTTGAGCAGATGGTCTACTCGGAAGCGACCCTGGCCCTGCCTCTGATCGCGGGCTACGCCTACCACAAGGGAGCCTGGCGCGATCGGGAAGCTAAACGGTTGGCGCGTCTGCTCGAACCGACCGCCGTGAGCTGA
- a CDS encoding fasciclin domain-containing protein: MPHFHTARDRSTHRRRFQFQADCLGLEDRTLLSASPLTRPAAEVVIASTTSTNRVNTVNLNQNQIAVAERFVNNVYYDLLGRAPTSEELTRGVNQISRGQVNARVQFVRNLLRSDQFRANQIAEAYQRYLGREVTDQELQGWLRALGPNGSVGRVELALLSGPSFFRQAGGTNAAFVQALFESTSGQVNPRVAANLVANLDSGRISRTDAARTVLFGSRSAQAFVNSAFNRVLYREADAPGLATLSQRFQATRRPEAVFEALATSREYLNLSARANGDLVDTAASAGIFNTLLAAVGAAGLEDTLRGEGPFTVFAPTDAAFAALPAGLLDALLLPENRPTLTRILTYHVVPAKLSAPELLNLGSAPTVEGNSVTVSLNNQGNPVVNQAGIVAVNVLAFNGFAHAIDQVLLPPGIVLPS, encoded by the coding sequence ATGCCGCACTTCCACACTGCTCGGGATCGATCAACCCACCGTCGTCGGTTTCAGTTCCAAGCCGACTGCCTCGGTTTGGAAGATCGGACCTTGTTGTCGGCCTCCCCGCTGACACGACCCGCGGCCGAAGTCGTCATCGCCTCCACGACTTCGACGAACCGGGTCAACACGGTCAACCTTAACCAGAATCAGATCGCGGTTGCCGAGCGATTCGTCAACAACGTTTATTACGACCTGCTCGGTCGCGCTCCAACGAGCGAGGAGTTGACCCGTGGTGTCAATCAGATTTCGCGGGGTCAAGTCAACGCTCGGGTTCAATTCGTTCGGAATCTCTTACGTAGCGATCAGTTTCGCGCGAACCAGATCGCCGAGGCCTATCAGCGTTATCTCGGCCGGGAGGTGACCGATCAAGAACTTCAGGGTTGGCTACGTGCCCTAGGTCCCAACGGATCAGTCGGACGAGTGGAATTGGCCCTGTTGTCGGGTCCTTCCTTCTTCCGTCAAGCGGGCGGCACCAACGCCGCGTTCGTCCAAGCGCTTTTTGAATCGACCTCCGGTCAGGTCAATCCACGCGTGGCCGCCAATTTGGTCGCCAACTTGGACAGTGGGCGAATCAGCCGAACCGACGCGGCCCGCACCGTGTTGTTTGGTTCCCGCTCCGCCCAGGCGTTCGTCAACTCCGCCTTCAACCGGGTTCTCTACCGCGAGGCCGACGCTCCCGGTCTTGCCACCCTTTCTCAACGCTTCCAAGCGACGCGCCGTCCTGAAGCGGTCTTCGAGGCGCTCGCCACATCGCGGGAATACCTCAACCTCTCGGCTCGGGCCAATGGCGACCTCGTGGACACCGCCGCCTCTGCCGGCATCTTCAACACCCTACTGGCCGCCGTCGGCGCAGCGGGTTTGGAAGACACCCTGCGTGGCGAAGGACCGTTCACCGTCTTTGCGCCAACCGACGCCGCCTTTGCCGCTCTCCCAGCCGGTTTGCTCGACGCCCTGCTGCTGCCTGAAAACCGCCCGACCCTCACGCGCATTCTGACCTATCACGTCGTGCCCGCCAAGCTCTCTGCTCCAGAGTTGCTCAACCTCGGCTCGGCACCCACCGTCGAGGGCAATTCGGTCACAGTTAGCCTGAACAACCAAGGCAATCCCGTGGTTAATCAAGCCGGAATCGTGGCCGTCAACGTGCTGGCATTCAACGGCTTCGCCCATGCCATCGATCAAGTGTTGCTGCCGCCGGGGATTGTTCTCCCATCCTAG